From the genome of Ptychodera flava strain L36383 chromosome 13, AS_Pfla_20210202, whole genome shotgun sequence:
TTGTATGTCTTGAATGTTCATGATCATATATCTCCATACACTGAGATGTGTACCAATATGGTCTTTGACCAGGGAATGTTAATAATAAATCATTGTCATACCAGTACTGTTAGCAAATATAGCAAATGACATGATTGGTGCCATTTGCTGATcagtagcaaaaaaataaaaagagcCATGTACCACTTGTTTACTTGCACCAAAGCATGTGTATACTACTGGTATTTGCATAGCAGTGCAAATACCGAAAATATTATGCCATAACCTTATGTTAATGAGTACTGGTAACCAGGACCATTTTTTTGGGGTAACaactgttattttgtaaaacaaacaaaaatggtCGTCTGCAAGCTATTTTACACTGCAAAAGAAATCACTTTTCTGGATGGAAGATTTCACAGACGATATCTACAACAAACCTTACTATGTGATGAGTATTTAATGAATACATATATTGCATTGCTCTGTCTTTTCCCACCCTGATGGCAGGAAAAGGCTTGAGTGAAACCTGTTCCTCAAATAGACTAGCCTTTGATTTGtaaaaaagtaaacaacacTCTACCCAATCAGAATCAGGGGTGTGGTGCAATCAGCCAATGAGCTTTCAAGTAGGGTAGACTTGCACTGTCTCGCCGTGGGTTCCATCACAGCATTTGCCGAGCACTATTTGCTTTCTTCAGTCTTATAGGGAGCTAGTTATTGAATTTGACTTCTACCGTCAGACTATTATTACTGAACAATGATTTATATGCACACTCAGCCATTGTTGTAGGGTCAAACAGCATAATTTCCATACAGTGATCGAGAAATAATGACAAAGTGACTTCAGGTATTTACCATTGTCCATGTAGTAACTAGTTTCATTGTACATGTCTTCATCAAAGAACTTTGTTCTCTTCTGTGGATGTGCTGCCGGCACCGAACAAGACGCAGACTCTTCTGCATTGCCCTGGATAGCACATAAATTAAGaaaaaagtttgcaaaaaattaGCTTATGcattcctgccaagttcatatgtcaccatcaaGTTGGTCAAGGCTAGTAAAGcacaacatgtcccatatgttgcatttgaacagaaaaattgaacatttcaaggCTCCTGAAaacacagatactgtaaacatgacttTTACAGGCTAAAGCTGCTATAATAGCTCAAGAAAAGTGGTTTTGATAAAAGACCGCTTTTTattgacttggcagatggggaagtaataCTGTCTGTCAGTGTGTGGCAGGGAAAGGATCAATGATTCAACCAATACTGGGTACCGGTGAGGACTAGAAGGTCTATTAATACACGATCTACACCCTTTCATTACAATCCTAGCTAGCCAGCTTCATTACTATCATGGAGTAACCATGGTTGGATGTAGACTTGCTCCTCAAGTCTGTTGGCATAATATAAATATcacaacagaataaattgaaggagtAAACTTCAGCAGACGTCGACTGTTGCGTTtaagtggtaggctgttgtGTAGATAGTGGGGTGAACACGTTGCTTGGCCAGCTGAGAAGAGCCCAGCGACTGGAGTCCAGGTTGGATGGCAAAACCTGTCATCAAATCCACAATCCCTGGTAAAACCATGAGGGCAGCAATTCCAATTAGgggctggtcagtttctttggctggggggtcaccctgttttttactCGGGTgattagggggagggggggttgGTTTTACCAgtccatgtttttgaaatgcgatGCTGTGGCTTATCAATTGCGCTCGGGTCAAGGATCAGCGCCGAAGAACCACTGTGAGCCACCTCTTGGACTTTTTGGTAGTTCAATATGACACCAATCGGTGTCGCTGATTTTAATAGCTcacaaaatcatgaaatagGTCACAGTCTTAATAAATGAACCTGTACCTACTATATCACTGACTATCTACGACTCATCTCCTACTCCTGCTAACTATTTTGACagtgacaacatgtattttcaactgtTTTCTGGTGAGCAATCAACATCAGCTCGAATCTGAACTTTTGGCCTCCAATGTaatttcaatgcgagagggcaAATGTTGTATAAATCGTCGACAGCTTACGGCAAAATGGTTTAAAATACATGCTCTTATCGTCAAGGTAGCTAGCAGGAGTACAGAATGAGTCATAAATAGTCATatcaaatatataatatatatatatatatatatatatatatatatatatatatatatatatatatatatatatatatatatatatatatatatttcacctttgttttaccttttggggtcaccctgtttttgaaagttgaaatggGGGATCACTCTCTTTTCGAAGTTGGAATGGGggatcagccactttttgacgtctgCAGAAAGTATCCATCCAGTCCCCCCCCTCCACCCCCCAACCTCGCCgcagaaactgaccagtccctatgAGACAAGTGCTGAGGAGCTATCAAGAAACTGTAGAATAACAAACGTCTCGCTTCTACGCTCACGGTGAAAGCCATGAAAAAGCCAACCTCCATGCAAAGACACAATGGTAATTACCTGAGCTTCCGGACTGCCCTTTCGTTTTCGGTGTCGGCGCTTTTTTCGTCGGTTACTAATTGTTTCACTTTCAGCGGGGGTCGACGACGCTGCTGAAGACATGATTCCGACACTCACAGGGATTTCGCTGAAtgtttttctcacaaatttccATCCACTTTTGAAGGACAAAGCAGAGGATGCGCCCTTCATACGTACGCCATCTAAAATTTGCCTGGGACTTCACCAATCCCGCTAACTCTAGTTTCTGAAACCATACTATTCAGTTTTCACATGTGAGTCGCCATGTCATGTCAAAGTTCATAGGGTAGTCAGCTGACAGGCAAATTACCCGACATGCACCGAATTGGCGGCTGTTTTCAACTGCTGCACAAACCTAAAATCTCGTCGAACAACAGTTTGTGAGTATTAACGATGGTTTAGTGCTATATTGCATTCGAAAATCACAATTATAACCTCATTTCAATTCTATGAAACGAAGATGTCATCGTACGGTAATGCATACACTCGGTACGGAAACAACGCGGACAATTATTTCAATATAGATGATATCCTTGCGACACAGGAAAAAATACCTTGTAAAGTGGAACAGTCGATCTTGCGACTTGGATTTTTAGATTCAAGTTCGGACACCAGAGACATTCAACCTGGTACCAAGCTCGACTTGCCCTTCTGGTTAGCATCTTCCTTGTGCACCAGGAGGCGAAGGATTGTTAGCGTCGACATGCCCAAATGTTATAAGGACGGTTCCAGGGAAATTCTCAAGGCCGATGCCAATGTTGTCGACTTGCACAAAACAGGGCCTTATTATTATGCATTTGGAACGAAGTTGCTGCACTTTGATAACCCGGAAGTGCGCGATATTGCAGAATCGTTATTGCAGGTATGGTTATCGTTCTCTGAAGCACGTATATCTTGTAGCTTTGTTGAAGTTCCCAATAAAAAGGGTCATAAGGCGTGGTGGGTAGCAATAGTACGGTAGCTCGAAGTGCTGCTCTGGGTTGGGGATAGATCCGACTCAAATCCGGGACTAAACATTTAGTTACAGTACTGCAGCACGTAGCTGTAGCCTTGGCCGTGCAGCTTGGGCTTCTGTCATGCGGCTTGGGCGATGCCCAACAAAGTTGGTTGGACATCGCGTAAGCCGCCTGATAGAAGCCCTTGCCAAGTTGGTTGAACATCTTGCAAGCCTCACGAGATGACAGAAGCCCAAGCAGCACAGCCTAGcccaccaaggctacaattattgcagctatgcAGGACGATCCCTCCACAAAGGAGGGCAGCTCAGGAGGGACTGTGACCGAAGCTATGGAAGTGGGCACTTTGCTGCGATCCGTAGCCCTAGGTCGTGTTATGATTTGCTACTCCCCATGACAGCACAACAGAAACACGTTGCAAATGCAGATCACAGCAATAGCAAGTGGGTCCTATACTCATGTGGCCATCCCTTGAAGATAACTTTTTTCCGGCTCTACAACATTATATCCCTCAAGCTTCTTGGAAGAGTATAAGGGTAGCATACTGTTACAGATGTGTGCTACCTTCATGAGAAGAGTGACAAGAGCATTggcaaattaaaattttattgtttttgataacaaatgttgaattttctgttaGCATTGACCATGATGTGAAAtgctgcaaaattttccaagtAATAGACCAACATCACTACCAGTATCATCAAGCTAGTAGTAAAAGTTGTAGACACTATGATAGTAGTAAAATACTGgattcaatcaaaaaacatTCAGGAAATGGTCTTGCCATGTTATGAAAACTTACAAAAACCCTGACATTTCTTACAGACATTCATTTCCCGGTTTCGGAAAATAATGGACTCTGCGCAGAATGCCTACAATGAAGACACAACACACCTGACGTCAAAGCTGGATGAGAGTGAGAGGTCAGTCTTCAAGGCCGGTCAGCAGGGACTCAATGACTTTCAGCGCTGGCAGAAAGGACAGACCATGAAAATAACCACTTCCGAAATGGTGGCCAACTACCGGAAGCGAAAACGTGCTGCGATGGAAGATGATGGATAAAGAGTACCGGGattttttaaactgaaattgtaatctgataTGCAATAATATGAGTTATTGTAGTGTAAGGTATCAAACTTGTACAATTCAATTTACT
Proteins encoded in this window:
- the LOC139147599 gene encoding DNA replication complex GINS protein PSF3-like — encoded protein: MSSYGNAYTRYGNNADNYFNIDDILATQEKIPCKVEQSILRLGFLDSSSDTRDIQPGTKLDLPFWLASSLCTRRRRIVSVDMPKCYKDGSREILKADANVVDLHKTGPYYYAFGTKLLHFDNPEVRDIAESLLQTFISRFRKIMDSAQNAYNEDTTHLTSKLDESERSVFKAGQQGLNDFQRWQKGQTMKITTSEMVANYRKRKRAAMEDDG